CCGAGTCTGATATAGTGAACCGCTGGCAGACATTTGTCGCGACCCAGCAGTGAGCGAAAGCCGATGCGTAGCGGAACAATGATCGTTCTCTCCAACACTGGAGAGATCTCGTCAAGCACCTGGTTACAAGTCAATAACACGTGCCAACGACAAATCCTTGCGGAGCCGAACTATCTTGTCAATCCCTGAACGGAGTCTTCACTATGGTATACCGACTATTCATCCTTGTCATCCTGCTCACTCTGCTCGCCGCCTGTGGAGGTGCGCCGGCGACTGTCACGCCTACGAGCGCACCAGATGCACTTACGGAAAATCCCGCACCGACAAGTGCGCCTGGCGCAACACCTGCTTCAACTGTTGCAACCTTCCCCGTCACCATCGAACACAAGTATGGAAGCACCACCATCCCGGCGGCGCCACAACGGGTAATTGCGCTAGGATACACCGACCAGGACCCGATCCTCGCCCTGGGCGTGCGTCCCATTGCGGTACGCTACTGGTTTGGTGATGCCACACGCACAGCCTGGCCGTGGCAAGAAGCTGCCTTCGGTGACGTTCGTCCGCAAGTTCTCAACATGCCCTTTGGTCAGCTCAACATTGAAACCATCGCCGCCCTAAATCCAGACCTGATCATCGCCGTCTCTGCCGGTATTACCGAAGAGGAGTACAACACCCTGAGTCAGATTGCCCCCACGCTCGCGCAATCTGATGCCTACGTCGATTTTGGTGTCCCCTGGCAGGAACAAACTCGTGTAATCGGGCAGGCGCTCGGACGATCAGAACAGGCTGAGGCATTAATTTCCTCAATTGAAGCACGTTTTGCTGAACTCCGACAGCAGTATCCACAGTTTGCCGGCGCCACAGCGGTCATTGCCTCACCAGCGAACGAAGGACAATTCTTCTTCTCTGGCACCCAACACGAACGGATGCGCTTTTTAACCTCGCTCGGCTTTGTACTCCCTGCCGAACTCGACCAGATAGCCAGCACATCGTTCTTCGGCTCGATTAGCGGTGAACGCCTTGATCTTTTCGATACCGATGTCTTGATCTGGACGGTTACTCCTGAACAGCGAGCTGTTATTGAAGCTAATCCGCTCTTTCAACAACTACGCGCCACGCAGGAAGGTCGCGTCATCTGGCTTGACTCTACCGGCGACGCCGAGAGTGATCTGGTCGGGCCGGCCCTGGTCTATAGCAGTGTGTTGAGCTTGCCGCTCGTATTTGAAGAACTGGTACCCCAGCTTGCCGCCGCTGTTGATGGCGACCCGACAACACAGGCTGCACAACGTTGAGGGGTATGTTGATAGCTAACCGTCCGGTTAAGCGGAGTCATCACCAAATGTTTGTGTCTACAGGAGAACCATCTATGACAGCGTTTCAGCGCATCTCCATGCTGATCGTATGCCTGATCCTGATCTCAGGCTGTGCTCAACAGACCGCTGGTCAAAACCCGACCAGCACACCTGATCTGG
This genomic window from Chloroflexus aurantiacus J-10-fl contains:
- a CDS encoding iron-siderophore ABC transporter substrate-binding protein — its product is MVYRLFILVILLTLLAACGGAPATVTPTSAPDALTENPAPTSAPGATPASTVATFPVTIEHKYGSTTIPAAPQRVIALGYTDQDPILALGVRPIAVRYWFGDATRTAWPWQEAAFGDVRPQVLNMPFGQLNIETIAALNPDLIIAVSAGITEEEYNTLSQIAPTLAQSDAYVDFGVPWQEQTRVIGQALGRSEQAEALISSIEARFAELRQQYPQFAGATAVIASPANEGQFFFSGTQHERMRFLTSLGFVLPAELDQIASTSFFGSISGERLDLFDTDVLIWTVTPEQRAVIEANPLFQQLRATQEGRVIWLDSTGDAESDLVGPALVYSSVLSLPLVFEELVPQLAAAVDGDPTTQAAQR